A DNA window from Microcystis aeruginosa NIES-843 contains the following coding sequences:
- a CDS encoding translocation/assembly module TamB domain-containing protein: protein MSNSPGDPSPRPNLFLSIGRFVRRPSTLIVGGITLLGITSLGYFTTRYLVYERLTPILDNIFSEMLHRPVRVGKIEGFYFNRIRIGKSEIPATANSADSLSIDAIELGLNPLPLLLGLPLPVDVKLINPSIYLDQDKNGQWLDNLDKISSNFDREAPIRLNLGFQVEKAAINIQPYALKKPIEIKADGQGRFIDNQKQNLTYDFSAEILKSQVKIQGETALKTGESLTNLQIDRLNLSELLTLIPNRNFQLNQGQVNANIALNIPSWAKLNQSQGNGNFQVTEVAGKFQPFQYPIKLTTKLNLQGDKVLVEQATATIGKIKTEVRGEVNWQTGYHLKVALESVDLQQLLRIIYLQSPLDLRGEARSTFQVTGKLDQPLIKGTVSNSKPIIFEQIPIQSITSNFQTNLNRLNLDKIQIKPVAGGEIKGEGKLQLNILQSLQKNQPLDGTKMPINLNLQANFPTRKILSQLATIPAKININDLQANIKARGSLGLPQLLINWQIPRVNQSGLINVAGEGKVFLGGNKINLTDTVIKTNGGKLQVNGNGDFTSKLVQAKITGNNFLLTPFVPIVCQYLDSICPYLKTLEPLNLETANIQISGKIDQINVNTLNGITNLRISGKQGTISVNSQVLQGNLQAKAVLAGLPINSLLPNLPTQVELLRSQINLQGYLGELLNNKNNIFSSWQGQGNMELLVDNNPLIATARLNRGFLTGTVNTGGISLNPLVENLTVPVSLGRAKISFAGRINALISGTLTDLQTWRGEGDIQLFVNNQSLRTTTQLEQGILSGIVNTAGINLNPFLPNINIPVSLGKTQVNFTGAIKELLAGKIPNLSTVNARVNTRLLVDNNPINTDIQLNNGIFNILGSLENFQTNIPIPLHISQTRFQAAGNAQTIFDSLQEKRLNLSSIKAVFNSRINLAKGEIKAKAQLNNNFWQSDIIAANLDPAAVLRQLPAIKSISIPKLDFSANLAGNIKEIWQGVTPIQVNNLSAQWGENSFDVRGNILLANLISQPDIAEVNLNLQAKTDLATVPLTQIISLLPIDPRLKPRESTLTGSGEFQGQITGKNLLTAWQKVGNIQIKGDINLANFSINDRPFEPILKGSMQAGIGQNISLNLRGNQDIIDLTFDPCQQNNCLLPYLPLGINIRQAFGNKTPFLATAKRSGENLNVQIADFPLEILKISPTAAYNVPGIIAGQVNANLDINLFNLQGQGQLEINRPSLGNLIGEKLTANLVYRDSIVQLQEGSLQAGASQYNLQGLFNWQTQAIEAKLRVDQGYIQDLLSVASIYDLTSLINLFSSESNQAIQLSPLGVGDSEASLAQQVNLRAKIEEIIQQLARERGVVGIPSELDFRGRYQANIALTGTLKNPDLTVQFQGNRWEWRPQRPTVNIVNSLGIVTTDTQLIPIDEVTINLNLNRQLLRIEPIRLKSRDSSVFLAGDFSLNKVEGTFAVENLSLDLLRNFVQFPLDVSGSLKTQGQIAGTLLNPRIQGNFAFIDGAINAQNINQDIIGLFTYNQYRFDLRTTSSESIQIYASIPYPPLPGNDQLKIQAKLGTDAIKLIEAISQNTIEWVNGEGEVVLSATGRLDIKEGLKIKDLEANGIVTLDNAAIRSVAFPEILTVNGRIGLTPESLTVEELQGSIADRQISVVGVLPFFKAIKNNPNPLTVNIQEGDIAINGLYRGLIAGNAMVTGTIQQPIIGGNVRLSRGKVFLPRTAEINQETDKPVSRWLQPLNIPQTTNITPVLNNFQVSLAGLSIEQEPLYQFDFSGALTLNGPLTPLEKLQTNGVINLERGRVSYIDTRFLLNRRNQNVIVFDSSRGLGLFNPFVDIQLRTILSEFSQSRDFAISRPGGDFPSNEIPDDSLNRIQRIDVTLSVEGELNRLLPNLGRNINEVCQIRPDSPPFPLEENYTDTELQKAANCLQAVAFARGEDEGLLNTPLVKLTSTPPRSQGEIVRLLGEQLLSVFNGLQGKNTEQLIQFGVVQLAIPLLAQGVVYDVENAVSNAIRATDFNILPNLETVYRVNSQSFIRFSYDYNLNEFTVRYQTQF from the coding sequence GCCCTGAAAAAACCGATAGAAATTAAGGCCGATGGTCAAGGAAGATTTATTGATAATCAAAAGCAAAATCTCACCTACGATTTCAGCGCAGAAATCCTCAAAAGTCAAGTAAAAATTCAAGGAGAAACGGCGTTAAAAACGGGTGAAAGCCTAACTAATCTTCAGATCGACCGTTTAAACTTAAGTGAACTATTAACTTTAATTCCTAATCGCAATTTTCAATTAAATCAAGGACAAGTAAATGCTAATATTGCTCTCAATATTCCCAGTTGGGCAAAGCTAAATCAAAGTCAAGGTAATGGCAATTTTCAGGTGACGGAAGTAGCGGGAAAATTCCAACCTTTCCAGTATCCAATTAAGCTAACAACTAAGTTAAATTTACAGGGAGACAAAGTATTAGTTGAACAAGCGACCGCAACTATTGGCAAGATTAAAACTGAGGTGAGAGGAGAAGTAAATTGGCAAACTGGTTATCATCTCAAGGTCGCTCTAGAATCGGTGGATTTACAACAACTTTTAAGAATTATTTATCTGCAATCACCTCTAGATTTACGGGGAGAAGCACGATCTACTTTTCAAGTGACGGGAAAACTAGATCAACCTCTAATTAAAGGAACCGTTAGCAACAGCAAACCGATTATTTTTGAGCAAATTCCTATTCAATCAATAACCAGTAATTTTCAAACAAATCTCAATCGTCTTAATTTAGATAAAATTCAAATTAAACCCGTCGCAGGTGGAGAAATTAAAGGAGAAGGAAAATTGCAGTTAAATATTCTGCAATCCCTGCAAAAAAATCAACCTCTTGACGGGACAAAAATGCCAATTAATTTGAATTTACAAGCTAATTTTCCCACGAGAAAAATTTTATCTCAACTGGCAACAATTCCCGCTAAAATTAATATAAACGATCTGCAAGCTAATATTAAAGCTAGGGGTAGTTTAGGACTGCCACAATTATTAATTAATTGGCAAATACCCAGGGTTAATCAGTCAGGATTAATCAATGTTGCTGGGGAGGGTAAAGTATTTTTAGGGGGCAACAAAATAAATTTAACCGATACGGTCATTAAAACAAATGGCGGCAAACTACAGGTTAATGGTAATGGTGATTTTACTAGCAAATTAGTCCAAGCAAAAATCACGGGTAATAACTTTTTATTGACTCCTTTTGTGCCTATCGTTTGTCAATATTTGGATAGTATTTGCCCCTACCTAAAAACCTTAGAACCCTTAAATTTAGAGACAGCTAATATTCAAATTAGTGGCAAAATTGACCAAATCAATGTTAATACCTTAAACGGAATTACTAACTTAAGAATTAGCGGTAAACAAGGCACAATTTCAGTCAATAGTCAAGTATTGCAAGGAAATCTTCAGGCTAAAGCTGTCCTAGCGGGATTGCCGATTAATTCCCTATTGCCTAACTTACCAACTCAGGTTGAGTTACTGCGATCGCAAATTAATTTACAAGGTTATTTAGGAGAATTACTAAATAATAAAAATAATATTTTCAGCAGTTGGCAAGGTCAAGGGAATATGGAGTTATTAGTAGATAATAATCCTTTAATTGCCACAGCCAGACTGAATCGAGGTTTTCTGACAGGAACAGTCAACACTGGGGGAATTAGTCTCAATCCTCTAGTGGAAAATTTAACAGTTCCCGTTAGTTTAGGCAGGGCAAAAATCAGCTTTGCTGGCAGAATAAATGCTCTGATTAGCGGTACTTTAACGGATTTACAAACTTGGCGCGGAGAGGGAGATATACAGTTATTTGTCAATAATCAATCCCTAAGAACGACAACCCAACTGGAACAAGGTATTTTAAGCGGTATAGTTAATACGGCTGGCATTAACTTAAATCCGTTTTTACCCAATATAAATATTCCTGTTAGTTTAGGAAAAACCCAAGTCAATTTCACTGGTGCAATCAAGGAATTGTTAGCGGGAAAAATCCCTAATTTGTCCACCGTCAATGCTAGGGTAAATACTCGGTTGTTAGTGGATAATAATCCGATTAATACTGATATTCAGTTAAACAACGGTATTTTTAATATTCTCGGTAGCTTAGAGAATTTTCAGACTAATATTCCCATACCGTTGCATATTTCCCAAACCAGGTTTCAAGCAGCAGGAAATGCCCAAACTATTTTCGATTCCCTGCAAGAAAAACGACTCAACTTAAGCAGTATCAAAGCAGTTTTTAACTCTCGTATTAATCTAGCTAAAGGAGAAATTAAAGCTAAGGCACAACTGAATAATAATTTCTGGCAAAGTGATATTATTGCCGCTAATCTCGATCCCGCTGCCGTACTAAGACAATTACCAGCAATAAAATCAATCTCGATTCCAAAATTAGATTTTAGTGCCAATTTAGCGGGAAACATTAAAGAAATTTGGCAGGGAGTAACACCGATTCAGGTTAATAATCTTTCGGCACAGTGGGGAGAAAATAGCTTTGATGTGCGAGGAAATATTCTTTTAGCTAATCTTATCAGTCAACCCGATATCGCTGAGGTTAACTTAAATCTACAGGCAAAAACCGACCTTGCTACTGTACCGCTAACTCAGATTATATCGCTTTTACCGATCGATCCTCGTTTGAAACCCAGAGAATCGACACTGACAGGGAGCGGAGAATTTCAAGGACAAATCACAGGAAAAAATCTCTTAACTGCTTGGCAAAAAGTGGGAAATATACAAATCAAAGGAGATATAAATTTAGCGAATTTTAGCATTAATGATCGACCCTTTGAACCTATCTTAAAAGGAAGTATGCAAGCAGGAATCGGTCAAAATATTAGTTTAAATCTGCGAGGAAATCAGGACATTATTGACCTAACTTTCGATCCTTGTCAACAAAATAATTGTCTGCTGCCCTATCTTCCCTTAGGGATAAATATTCGCCAAGCTTTTGGAAATAAAACTCCTTTTTTAGCAACAGCTAAACGAAGCGGCGAAAATTTAAATGTTCAGATTGCCGATTTTCCCCTAGAAATCCTGAAAATATCTCCCACGGCAGCCTACAATGTTCCAGGGATTATTGCTGGACAAGTGAATGCTAATCTAGACATCAATTTATTTAACTTACAGGGACAGGGACAACTAGAGATTAACCGACCTAGTTTAGGTAACTTAATCGGGGAAAAATTAACGGCAAATTTGGTTTATCGGGATTCTATAGTTCAACTGCAAGAAGGTAGTTTACAAGCGGGTGCAAGTCAATATAATCTGCAAGGTTTATTTAATTGGCAAACCCAAGCAATAGAAGCTAAACTCAGGGTAGATCAAGGTTATATTCAAGATTTATTATCAGTTGCTAGTATCTATGATTTAACCAGTTTAATCAACCTTTTCTCCTCCGAGAGTAACCAGGCTATTCAACTTAGTCCCCTAGGAGTAGGTGACTCCGAAGCTTCCCTAGCACAACAGGTAAATTTGCGGGCAAAAATTGAAGAAATAATCCAGCAATTAGCAAGGGAAAGAGGGGTAGTCGGGATACCTTCTGAACTAGATTTTCGCGGCCGTTATCAAGCAAATATAGCCTTAACTGGGACTTTAAAAAATCCCGATCTTACCGTACAATTTCAGGGCAATAGATGGGAATGGCGACCCCAAAGACCGACGGTAAATATTGTTAACTCTCTGGGAATTGTCACCACCGATACCCAATTAATTCCGATTGATGAAGTAACAATTAATCTTAACTTAAATCGTCAGTTGCTCAGGATAGAACCGATTAGATTAAAGTCACGAGATTCTTCCGTATTTTTAGCGGGTGATTTTTCCCTAAACAAAGTAGAGGGAACTTTTGCCGTGGAAAATCTTTCTCTGGATCTCTTGAGAAATTTTGTGCAGTTTCCCTTGGATGTATCTGGTAGTCTAAAAACTCAAGGACAAATTGCAGGAACCTTATTAAATCCTCGTATTCAGGGTAATTTTGCCTTTATTGACGGTGCAATTAATGCCCAAAATATTAATCAGGATATAATTGGTTTATTTACCTATAATCAGTATCGTTTTGATTTGCGGACAACCTCCTCCGAATCAATCCAAATCTATGCCAGCATTCCCTATCCTCCCTTACCGGGTAATGATCAATTAAAAATCCAAGCAAAATTGGGAACCGATGCAATCAAATTAATCGAAGCTATCAGTCAAAACACCATCGAATGGGTTAACGGTGAGGGAGAGGTAGTTCTTTCAGCGACGGGAAGATTAGATATAAAAGAGGGCTTAAAAATCAAAGATTTAGAAGCAAATGGTATAGTTACTCTCGATAATGCCGCTATCCGCAGTGTTGCTTTTCCAGAGATTTTAACCGTAAATGGCCGCATTGGTTTAACCCCTGAAAGCTTAACAGTAGAGGAATTACAAGGCTCGATCGCTGACAGACAAATTTCTGTGGTGGGAGTTTTACCTTTCTTTAAAGCCATCAAAAATAATCCTAATCCCTTAACAGTTAATATTCAAGAGGGAGATATAGCAATTAATGGTCTTTATCGGGGATTAATTGCTGGGAATGCCATGGTAACGGGAACAATTCAGCAACCAATTATCGGGGGGAATGTGCGTCTTTCTAGGGGTAAAGTTTTTCTTCCTCGCACCGCAGAAATTAATCAAGAAACGGATAAACCAGTGAGTCGCTGGCTGCAGCCTCTCAACATTCCTCAGACGACAAATATTACTCCAGTTTTAAATAATTTCCAAGTGTCTTTAGCAGGATTATCAATCGAGCAAGAACCTTTGTATCAATTTGATTTTAGTGGTGCTTTAACCTTGAACGGTCCGCTCACTCCACTGGAGAAATTACAAACTAATGGAGTGATTAATCTCGAGCGAGGACGGGTTAGTTACATCGATACTCGTTTTCTTCTTAACCGACGCAATCAAAATGTTATTGTTTTCGATTCTAGTCGCGGGTTGGGACTTTTTAATCCCTTTGTTGATATTCAACTGCGAACAATTCTCAGCGAATTTTCTCAATCTCGCGATTTTGCTATCTCCCGTCCGGGGGGGGATTTTCCTAGCAATGAAATTCCCGATGATAGCCTCAATCGCATTCAAAGGATCGATGTCACCCTCAGCGTCGAAGGGGAATTAAACCGCTTGCTACCAAATTTAGGACGTAATATCAATGAAGTGTGCCAAATTCGTCCCGATAGTCCACCTTTTCCCCTAGAGGAAAACTATACAGATACAGAATTACAAAAAGCTGCTAATTGTTTACAAGCAGTGGCTTTTGCTAGAGGTGAAGATGAGGGATTGCTTAATACTCCCCTAGTTAAATTAACCAGCACTCCCCCCCGCAGCCAAGGGGAAATCGTTCGACTTTTGGGGGAACAATTGCTGTCGGTTTTTAATGGTTTACAGGGGAAAAATACAGAACAATTAATTCAATTTGGAGTGGTTCAGTTGGCGATTCCCCTCTTAGCTCAAGGAGTCGTGTATGATGTGGAGAATGCGGTTAGTAATGCGATCAGGGCAACGGATTTTAATATTCTTCCCAATTTGGAAACCGTCTATCGAGTCAATTCCCAGTCTTTTATCCGCTTTTCCTACGATTACAATTTGAATGAGTTTACCGTCCGCTATCAAACTCAATTTTAA